In Marinobacter sp. LQ44, the following are encoded in one genomic region:
- a CDS encoding 3-deoxy-manno-octulosonate cytidylyltransferase, which translates to MRTVVVIPARFASSRYLGKPLVPLLGKPMILWVAELSAKAVGSENVYIATEDNRIAEVVGAAGFQAVMTSGRALTGTDRLAEAAEQIEADIFINVQGDEPLVNPSDIIRVGEAKAANIDAVVNGYSWVSDQENPGNVNIPKVITNEAGELVYMSRVALPGYKDPDNAPAKYKKQVCIYAFTGDELNAFRKFGRKSELEHCEDIEILRFLELGKRVLMIETQPGSLAVDVPEDVAGVEVALKRKHGL; encoded by the coding sequence ATGAGAACAGTCGTTGTTATCCCTGCCCGGTTTGCTTCCAGTCGCTACCTGGGAAAGCCGCTTGTACCATTGCTCGGAAAACCGATGATCCTGTGGGTGGCGGAGCTTTCTGCCAAGGCAGTTGGCTCGGAGAACGTGTATATAGCGACTGAGGATAATCGTATTGCGGAGGTTGTTGGCGCGGCTGGGTTTCAAGCGGTGATGACCAGCGGGCGGGCTTTGACAGGCACCGACAGGCTTGCTGAAGCGGCAGAACAGATTGAAGCGGATATCTTCATCAATGTGCAGGGGGATGAGCCACTGGTGAATCCGTCCGATATTATCCGTGTAGGCGAGGCCAAGGCGGCGAATATAGATGCTGTGGTGAACGGTTACAGTTGGGTCTCAGACCAGGAAAACCCTGGCAACGTCAACATTCCCAAGGTTATCACCAACGAGGCTGGCGAGTTGGTCTATATGTCGCGTGTCGCTTTGCCAGGCTATAAAGACCCTGATAACGCACCTGCAAAGTATAAGAAACAGGTTTGTATCTATGCATTTACCGGCGATGAGCTTAATGCCTTTCGTAAGTTTGGGCGGAAAAGTGAGCTCGAGCATTGTGAAGATATTGAAATCCTGCGATTTCTGGAATTGGGCAAGCGCGTCCTCATGATTGAAACCCAGCCGGGTAGCCTGGCTGTGGATGTTCCTGAGGATGTCGCAGGCGTAGAAGTGGCCCTTAAACGGAAGCATGGTTTGTGA
- a CDS encoding O-antigen polymerase, with amino-acid sequence MLYFLSFFLYSLRFVRDRPVAFYLLLFISFSIFSGLLVGNFLEIQGFLDLFNVLFTVFVLFVICSSFRGYSVVRVFDPLSSGSFKFLLYFVLIFSSFSFLINLLIVYKSFSYIVLSGADITEYKNEGEAAALIRQWVNPYLVRFANFASPLGVLSLAFHFYFLIRNRLTLSVLFLILSLNVPLAGLHGLSRAAIVQFVLMYLFFYLYAYSAIGSRIRNKINVFAFFVFGSIFFAFYFITNLRFSESSYYSAADDGFVRNRSLHSIFDYFSQWVGNSTEVMRNFTLDKLWYGKSSRSLFDEAFVRLGFDVNSYVDLRYQTLHGSASSFNGLVATLLYDFSYVGVLIFCFVFYFLVRCFSPKFGQVDFHRFICFGSLITVPALFFTNNYLSNVQFSLGVLYSFLAFWFLRFRFRSHSVSSN; translated from the coding sequence ATGCTATATTTTTTATCATTTTTTCTCTATTCACTTCGGTTCGTAAGGGATAGACCTGTTGCCTTCTATCTTTTACTGTTTATATCTTTTTCGATATTTTCCGGTTTACTTGTTGGGAATTTTCTGGAGATCCAAGGGTTTCTTGATCTTTTTAATGTTTTGTTTACTGTTTTTGTTTTGTTTGTAATCTGTTCGTCTTTTCGAGGCTACTCTGTTGTTCGGGTTTTTGATCCTTTGAGCTCTGGTTCTTTTAAGTTTTTGCTTTATTTTGTTTTAATTTTTTCATCTTTTTCATTTCTCATTAATTTATTAATTGTTTACAAGTCGTTCTCGTATATTGTGCTCAGTGGAGCCGATATAACCGAATATAAAAATGAGGGAGAGGCCGCGGCACTTATTAGGCAGTGGGTAAATCCTTATTTAGTTAGGTTTGCAAATTTTGCGTCGCCACTGGGAGTTTTGTCGCTCGCATTTCACTTCTACTTTCTAATAAGAAATAGATTAACTCTAAGCGTTTTGTTTTTGATTCTTTCTTTAAATGTTCCGCTTGCAGGTCTTCATGGCTTGTCAAGGGCCGCAATAGTTCAGTTTGTTTTGATGTATTTGTTTTTTTACTTGTATGCGTATTCTGCAATCGGTTCTCGAATAAGAAATAAAATCAATGTTTTTGCATTTTTCGTTTTTGGGTCTATTTTTTTTGCCTTTTACTTCATAACTAATTTAAGGTTTTCTGAATCTTCTTACTATTCAGCAGCGGATGATGGTTTTGTTAGAAACAGATCGCTCCACTCTATATTTGATTATTTCTCCCAGTGGGTAGGTAACAGTACAGAAGTGATGCGAAACTTTACTTTGGATAAACTATGGTATGGTAAGTCTTCTCGATCCTTGTTCGACGAAGCGTTTGTTCGGTTAGGCTTTGATGTTAATTCTTATGTGGATTTGAGATATCAGACTTTACATGGTAGCGCTTCAAGCTTCAATGGGCTAGTGGCAACCCTGTTGTATGACTTTAGTTATGTTGGGGTTTTGATTTTTTGCTTTGTTTTTTATTTCCTGGTTAGATGTTTTTCACCCAAGTTCGGGCAGGTTGATTTTCACAGGTTTATTTGTTTTGGTTCTTTGATTACTGTTCCTGCATTGTTTTTCACTAATAACTATTTGTCGAATGTGCAGTTTAGTTTGGGTGTTCTTTATAGCTTTTTGGCATTTTGGTTTCTTAGGTTTCGTTTTCGTTCTCACAGTGTGAGTTCGAATTAG
- a CDS encoding HAD family hydrolase has translation MNTEGYGSLVFDCDGVVLNSNKVKTKAFYEAALPYGEGPAQALVDHHVANGGVSRYRKFEYFLNQLVPPDAIGPGLEELLDVYARKVREGLIECEADSGLFELREQTPSTSWFIVSGGDQAELREVFSEKGLDHLFDGGIYGSPDTKDEILARELRAGRIVKPALFIGDSRYDHEASVNAGLDFIFVNQWTEFAGWKSYCDEHSVDFVASLRDLI, from the coding sequence GTGAATACTGAAGGTTATGGCAGTCTGGTTTTTGACTGCGACGGGGTGGTGCTGAACTCGAATAAGGTAAAAACCAAGGCTTTTTATGAAGCGGCTCTGCCCTATGGCGAAGGCCCGGCACAGGCGTTGGTTGATCATCACGTAGCGAATGGTGGTGTCTCTCGTTACCGGAAGTTTGAGTATTTCCTGAATCAGCTTGTGCCTCCGGATGCTATCGGGCCGGGCCTCGAGGAGTTGCTTGATGTATACGCTCGCAAGGTTCGCGAGGGCCTAATCGAATGCGAAGCAGACTCCGGATTATTCGAGTTGCGCGAACAAACCCCCTCAACATCATGGTTCATCGTTTCTGGCGGTGACCAGGCTGAGTTACGGGAAGTATTTTCTGAAAAAGGCTTGGATCATCTGTTTGATGGCGGTATCTATGGCAGTCCCGATACTAAAGATGAGATTCTGGCCCGTGAGTTACGAGCAGGGCGTATTGTGAAGCCGGCCTTATTTATCGGAGATAGCCGATATGATCACGAGGCTTCTGTTAACGCAGGGTTGGATTTTATTTTTGTCAACCAGTGGACTGAGTTTGCCGGATGGAAGTCGTACTGTGACGAACATAGTGTTGATTTTGTAGCCAGTTTGCGAGATTTGATATGA
- the wbjC gene encoding UDP-2-acetamido-2,6-beta-L-arabino-hexul-4-ose reductase, giving the protein MKVLVTGANGFIGKNLQLHLAEKGGFEVIPFTREHTEQDLAGLLGGVDWIVHLAGINRPQDPVEFTTGNAGLTQALCNAVKATGRNVPIIYTSSIQAERDNEYGSSKREAEDSLLALHKANGNPVYIYRLPNVFGKWARPNYNSAVATFCHNIARDLPVQINDPDAVINLVYVDDVIASFLRVLEGEAQSGPFVDVEPVYQITVGELASQLSRFKATRDNLITEPVGTGLVRALYSTYVSYLPPESFTYTVPQHGDERGVFVEMLKTPDAGQFSFFTAHPGVTRGGHYHHSKTEKFLVIKGEACFRFRHMITGEFYELHTSGTRPEIVETVPGWTHDITNVGEDELVCMLWANEIFDRQNPDTFACPVGTEA; this is encoded by the coding sequence ATGAAAGTACTGGTAACCGGCGCTAACGGTTTTATTGGCAAAAACCTGCAACTGCACCTTGCGGAAAAAGGTGGGTTTGAGGTGATTCCCTTCACCCGGGAACACACGGAGCAAGACTTGGCAGGCCTTCTGGGCGGCGTGGATTGGATTGTACACCTGGCCGGTATCAACCGGCCGCAAGACCCAGTGGAGTTTACTACCGGCAACGCCGGTTTGACCCAGGCTTTGTGTAACGCTGTGAAGGCTACCGGTCGGAATGTTCCGATCATTTACACCTCATCCATTCAGGCCGAGCGGGATAACGAATACGGCTCCAGCAAGCGTGAGGCGGAAGATTCGTTGCTGGCGCTACATAAAGCCAATGGTAACCCGGTCTATATTTATCGCCTGCCCAATGTGTTCGGAAAATGGGCGCGGCCCAATTACAACTCAGCGGTGGCTACTTTTTGCCACAATATCGCTCGGGATTTGCCGGTACAGATTAATGACCCGGATGCCGTGATCAATCTGGTGTATGTGGACGATGTTATTGCCAGCTTTCTCAGGGTGTTGGAGGGAGAGGCCCAGTCCGGTCCGTTTGTGGATGTTGAGCCGGTTTACCAGATCACTGTAGGCGAGTTGGCAAGCCAGTTAAGCCGCTTCAAAGCTACCCGGGATAACCTGATTACCGAGCCTGTGGGTACCGGGCTGGTGCGAGCATTGTATTCCACCTACGTAAGTTACCTGCCGCCAGAGAGCTTCACTTACACGGTACCCCAGCACGGCGATGAACGCGGGGTGTTTGTGGAAATGTTGAAAACCCCGGACGCCGGCCAGTTCTCCTTCTTTACGGCTCACCCCGGTGTCACCCGTGGCGGCCACTATCACCATTCAAAAACAGAGAAGTTTTTGGTGATCAAAGGTGAGGCCTGCTTCCGTTTCCGCCACATGATCACCGGGGAGTTCTACGAGTTACATACCTCCGGAACCCGGCCCGAAATTGTCGAAACCGTACCGGGCTGGACCCACGACATTACTAACGTGGGTGAAGACGAGCTTGTGTGTATGCTCTGGGCCAATGAAATTTTTGACCGGCAAAACCCGGACACTTTCGCGTGCCCGGTGGGTACCGAAGCCTGA
- the wecB gene encoding non-hydrolyzing UDP-N-acetylglucosamine 2-epimerase, which yields MKKLKVMTVVGTRPEIIRLSRVMAKLDEYCEHILVHTGQNYDFELNEIFFQDLGIRKPDHFLSAAGASGAETIGNVIIAVDKVLAEVQPEALLVLGDTNSCMAVIPAKRRKIPTFHMEAGNRCFDMRVPEEINRRIVDHTADINLTYSTIARDYLLREGLPPDRVVKTGSPMFEVLNHFREGIEASDVLGRLGLEEGKFFVVSAHREENVDSDKNFLALVDTLNAVAEQYGYPVIVSTHPRTQKRVDAMGVQFHQNIRLLKPLGFKDYNKLQLSAKAVLSDSGTISEEASILNFPALNIREAHERPEGMEEAAAMMVGLSTERVLQGLAILDNQGRGDQRSMRLVEDYSMPNVAEKVVRIIHSYRDYVMQTVWKQY from the coding sequence ATGAAAAAACTCAAAGTAATGACCGTGGTTGGCACCCGGCCAGAGATTATTCGTCTCTCCAGGGTGATGGCCAAACTGGATGAGTATTGCGAACACATTCTGGTTCACACCGGCCAGAACTACGATTTCGAACTGAATGAGATCTTCTTTCAGGATCTGGGTATCCGCAAGCCGGATCATTTTCTGAGTGCTGCCGGTGCCAGTGGCGCAGAGACCATCGGTAACGTGATTATCGCGGTGGACAAGGTGCTGGCGGAGGTTCAGCCTGAAGCCCTGCTGGTGCTGGGGGATACCAATAGCTGCATGGCAGTAATTCCCGCCAAACGCCGTAAGATTCCCACCTTCCACATGGAAGCCGGTAACCGCTGCTTTGACATGCGGGTACCGGAAGAGATCAATCGGCGCATTGTCGACCACACCGCCGATATCAATCTAACCTACAGTACCATTGCGCGGGATTACCTGCTGCGGGAAGGCTTGCCGCCTGATCGTGTGGTGAAAACTGGCAGCCCGATGTTTGAAGTGTTGAACCACTTCCGTGAGGGCATTGAGGCGTCTGATGTTCTGGGCCGTCTTGGGCTTGAGGAGGGCAAGTTCTTTGTGGTGAGTGCCCACCGGGAAGAGAACGTGGATTCGGACAAAAACTTCCTGGCCCTGGTAGATACGCTGAATGCGGTGGCAGAGCAGTACGGCTACCCGGTGATTGTCTCCACCCATCCGCGCACCCAGAAGCGCGTAGATGCCATGGGGGTGCAGTTCCACCAGAATATTCGCCTCCTGAAACCGCTGGGCTTCAAGGATTACAACAAGTTACAGCTGAGTGCCAAGGCCGTGTTGTCAGACAGCGGTACCATCAGCGAAGAGGCGTCCATCCTCAACTTCCCGGCCCTGAACATTCGTGAAGCCCACGAACGCCCGGAAGGCATGGAAGAAGCCGCTGCCATGATGGTGGGGCTGAGCACGGAACGCGTGTTGCAGGGCCTGGCGATTCTCGACAATCAGGGCAGGGGTGACCAGCGCTCTATGCGGTTGGTGGAGGACTACAGCATGCCAAATGTGGCTGAAAAGGTGGTTCGGATAATCCACAGCTATCGGGATTATGTGATGCAGACGGTTTGGAAGCAGTACTGA
- a CDS encoding polysaccharide biosynthesis protein, with translation MFRNKILLITGGTGSFGNAVLSRFLDTDIEEIRIFSRDEKKQDDMRKRYANPKLKFYIGDVRDYNSILNATRGVDFIFHAAALKQVPSCEFHPMEAVKTNVIGTENVLEAAIQNEVKRVVCLSTDKAVYPINAMGISKAMMEKVMVAKSRNVNPDKTVICGTRYGNVMASRGSVIPLFVDQIRAGQSLTITDPNMTRFMMTLADAVDLVLYAFEHGSNGDLFVQKAPAATIETLARALTDLVGQPDHPINVIGTRHGEKLFEALLSREEMACAEDLGGYYRVPPDLRDLNYGKFVEQGEEKISHTEDYNSHNTERLDVAGMQALLRKLEFIRALERGEYQSPED, from the coding sequence GTGTTTCGTAATAAAATTTTGCTGATAACCGGTGGCACCGGCTCTTTTGGAAATGCTGTTCTCAGCCGCTTTCTTGATACCGATATTGAAGAGATTCGCATCTTCAGCCGGGATGAGAAGAAACAGGACGACATGCGTAAGCGCTACGCCAACCCCAAGCTGAAGTTTTATATTGGCGATGTACGGGACTACAACAGCATTCTGAATGCTACCCGTGGGGTGGATTTCATATTCCACGCTGCAGCGCTCAAGCAGGTGCCTTCCTGCGAGTTTCATCCCATGGAGGCGGTGAAAACCAATGTGATCGGCACCGAAAACGTGCTGGAGGCGGCCATCCAGAATGAAGTTAAGCGGGTAGTGTGCCTTAGTACGGACAAAGCGGTATACCCAATCAACGCTATGGGTATTTCCAAGGCGATGATGGAAAAGGTAATGGTGGCCAAGTCCCGCAATGTGAATCCAGACAAAACCGTTATCTGTGGCACCCGTTACGGCAACGTGATGGCTTCTCGTGGCTCGGTTATTCCACTCTTTGTAGACCAGATTCGCGCCGGACAATCCCTCACCATTACCGACCCGAACATGACCCGCTTCATGATGACTCTGGCCGATGCGGTGGATCTTGTGCTGTACGCCTTTGAACACGGCAGCAATGGCGACCTGTTTGTGCAGAAAGCGCCCGCAGCCACTATCGAAACGCTGGCCCGAGCATTGACTGATCTAGTCGGCCAGCCGGACCATCCGATCAATGTTATCGGTACTCGACACGGAGAGAAACTGTTTGAGGCGCTGCTGAGCCGTGAGGAGATGGCCTGTGCGGAGGATCTGGGTGGGTATTACCGGGTGCCGCCGGATTTGCGTGATCTGAATTACGGTAAGTTTGTGGAGCAGGGGGAAGAGAAAATCTCCCACACGGAGGATTACAACTCCCACAATACCGAGCGGCTGGACGTTGCCGGTATGCAAGCGTTGTTGCGAAAGCTTGAATTCATTCGAGCCCTGGAACGGGGTGAGTACCAGAGCCCGGAGGACTGA
- a CDS encoding aldolase catalytic domain-containing protein — translation MFLLDCTFRDGGYYNAWDFNLNLVQDYLDAMSAGGVDIVELGFRSLKVDGFKGAAAYTSDEFLASLNIPLELTIGVMVNGSELVSQDTQEADLRALFPLSADKARFSLVRIACHSHEFKDVLPAANWLKNHGYQVGFNLMQVADKGESDVVDLAREASRYPVDVLYFADSMGGMNPNQVRQVIQWIRQGWSGPLGIHTHDNMGLALRNSLTALDEGCTWVDSTVTGMGRGPGNARTEELVIEIAERRGSSINMVPLMRLIREHFKPMQERYGWGTNSYYYLAGKYSIHPTYIQEMLNDSRYDEEDILAVIEHLRVEGGKRFSLNTLDAARHFYQGEPTGSWDPSSMIKGREVFLLGSGPGVLHHREAIESYIRRKNPLVVALNTQSGIAAELIDVRVACHPVRLLADCEAHTRLPQPLITPVSMLPEDVRESLASKQTLDFGLKVLPDSFEFGQYCCSVPNSLVVAYALAVVTSGKAERVLMSGFDGYGADDPRSQEMQSLLSQYQACPEAVPLVAVTPTRYTLPAQSIYAL, via the coding sequence ATGTTTTTACTAGATTGTACATTTAGAGATGGTGGATATTATAACGCATGGGATTTCAACCTTAACCTAGTGCAAGACTACCTTGACGCCATGAGTGCGGGCGGTGTAGATATTGTCGAGCTTGGCTTCCGGTCATTGAAGGTGGATGGCTTTAAGGGTGCTGCGGCGTACACATCGGATGAGTTTCTTGCAAGCCTTAATATTCCTTTGGAATTGACCATTGGCGTGATGGTTAATGGCAGTGAGCTGGTTTCTCAGGACACTCAGGAGGCAGATCTTCGAGCCCTGTTTCCACTTTCCGCAGACAAAGCTCGCTTTAGTCTCGTTCGTATTGCCTGCCACTCGCATGAGTTCAAGGATGTCCTCCCTGCCGCTAACTGGTTAAAAAATCATGGTTATCAGGTAGGGTTTAACCTTATGCAGGTTGCGGATAAGGGCGAGTCAGACGTCGTTGATCTCGCAAGAGAAGCTTCAAGATATCCTGTAGATGTATTGTACTTTGCGGACTCTATGGGGGGGATGAACCCAAATCAGGTTCGGCAAGTAATTCAATGGATACGACAGGGGTGGTCTGGTCCTTTGGGTATTCATACACACGACAATATGGGCTTGGCACTCCGGAACTCGCTAACGGCTCTTGATGAAGGGTGTACCTGGGTCGATTCGACAGTCACCGGAATGGGCCGTGGGCCGGGCAATGCAAGAACTGAAGAGCTGGTGATTGAAATTGCGGAGCGGCGTGGTTCGTCGATCAATATGGTTCCTCTGATGCGCCTCATCAGGGAGCACTTCAAACCCATGCAGGAGCGTTACGGTTGGGGAACCAACAGTTATTATTACCTAGCAGGAAAGTACTCCATCCACCCTACTTACATTCAGGAAATGCTGAACGACTCAAGGTACGACGAGGAAGATATCCTTGCGGTCATCGAGCACCTCAGGGTTGAGGGAGGGAAGAGGTTTAGCCTTAATACTCTTGATGCGGCCAGACACTTTTACCAGGGTGAGCCCACAGGTAGTTGGGACCCATCCTCCATGATCAAAGGGCGCGAAGTTTTTCTTCTCGGTTCAGGCCCCGGTGTTTTGCATCATCGTGAAGCCATTGAGTCTTACATTCGCCGAAAGAATCCCCTTGTTGTCGCCCTCAATACTCAGTCCGGAATAGCCGCTGAGCTTATTGATGTGCGTGTAGCCTGCCATCCGGTGCGCCTGCTTGCTGATTGCGAGGCTCATACTCGGCTGCCTCAACCTTTGATAACACCGGTCTCAATGTTGCCGGAAGATGTTAGAGAGTCACTTGCCAGCAAGCAGACTCTGGATTTCGGCCTCAAGGTTCTGCCTGACAGTTTCGAATTCGGTCAATACTGTTGTTCTGTTCCGAATTCTTTGGTCGTAGCCTATGCGCTGGCTGTTGTTACCAGCGGCAAGGCGGAGCGGGTTCTTATGTCGGGCTTTGATGGTTATGGCGCGGATGATCCAAGAAGCCAGGAAATGCAAAGCCTGTTGTCGCAATACCAGGCTTGTCCAGAAGCTGTGCCGTTGGTTGCGGTGACACCCACTCGGTATACACTCCCTGCCCAATCAATTTACGCCCTGTGA